The following are encoded together in the Oncorhynchus nerka isolate Pitt River linkage group LG25, Oner_Uvic_2.0, whole genome shotgun sequence genome:
- the LOC135564553 gene encoding uncharacterized protein LOC135564553 → MMNIEHEAFCKLRRSMHPTSPADIDPKVHSIVERAVRSILGEQSNEPRSNLLSPSQVVVEVVPRLLLALWLQPEEGHSEHPILISGMAVGMVAAVVEKLSCMLKDPSPHIPFSRAAAFDSVRSILNRISQSFSTDDLQSPFYMSSVCAFVADEVQSCFQPPAATLPVPPVLAVAVSTTLPADIQADPACSHLEVVDITRKTEADPASSHLEDVDITSNTEADPGSSHLNVVDIPSNTEADPASSHLNVVDINSNTEADPASSHLNVVDITPNTEAEPISSLLEVVDVKPEERTLTMAVFATLPADIQAEDVAVVISDVTPPVTKDVTLDVPCKTRKGAVRRLFCRLWRAVCCCACHKEEEEQY, encoded by the exons ATGATGAACATAGAGCACGAGGCTTTCTGCAAGCTCCGCCGCTCCATGCACCCCACCTCGCCTGCTGACAT CGATCCTAAGGTCCACAGCATCGTGGAAAGAGCCGTGAGAAGCATTTTGGGCGAGCAGTCCAATGAGCCCCGTAGCAACCTGCTCAGCCCATctcaggtggtggtggaggtggtgcccAGGCTCCTCCTGGCCCTGTGGCTGCAGCCAGAGGAAGGACATTCAGAGCACCCAATCCTAATAAGCGGGATGGCCGTGGGCATGGTGGCGGCCGTAGTGGAGAAGCTCTCCTGCATGTTAAAGGACCCTTCCCCTCACATCCCTTTCTCCCGGGCTGCTGCTTTTGACTCTGTGCGGTCGATCCTCAACAGAATCAGTCAGTCCTTCTCCACCGATGACCTGCAGAGCCCTTTTTATATGAGCTCTGTTTGTGCCTTTGTGGCGGATGAGGTGCAGAGCTGCTTCCAGCCCCCTGCAGCCACCCTACCAGTCCCCCCTGTCCTCGCGGTGGCCgtttccaccacactaccagctGACATCCAAGCAG ACCCGGCTTGTTCCCACCTGGAGGTTGTGGACATCACCCGTAAGACAGAGGCAGATCCGGCTTCTTCCCACCTGGAGGATGTAGACATCACCAGTAACACAGAGGCAGACCCGGGTTCTTCCCACCTGAATGTTGTGGACATCCCCTCTAACACAGAGGCAGACCCGGCTTCTTCCCACCTGAATGTTGTGGACATCAACTCTAATACAGAGGCAGACCCGGCTTCTTCCCACCTGAATGTTGTGGACATAACCCCTAATACAGAGGCAGAGCCCATCTCTTCCCTCTTGGAGGTTGTGGACGTCAAACCTGAAGAAAGGACTCTCACGATGGCCGTCTTCGCCACTCTGCCAGCTGACATCCAAGCAG AGGATGTTGCTGTGGTCATCTCGGATGTCACCCCACCCGTCACCAAGGACGTGACACTGGATGTTCCATGCAAAACTAGGAAAGGGGCAGTCCGGCGATTATTTTGCAGGCTTTGGAGGGCAGTGTGCTGCTGCGCCTGCCacaaggaagaggaggaacaaTATTAA
- the LOC135564554 gene encoding uncharacterized protein LOC135564554 yields the protein MMNIEHEAFCKLRRSMHPTSPADIDPKVHSIVERAVRSILGEQSNEPRSNLLSPSQVVVEVVPRLLLALWLQPEEGHSEHPILISGMAVGMVAAVVEKLSCMLKDPSPHIPFSRAAAFDSVRSILNRISQSFSTDDLQSPFYMSSVCAFVADEVQSCFQPPAATLPVPPVLAVAVSTTLPADIQADPACSHLEVVDITRKTEADPASSHLEDVDITSNTEADPGSSHLNVVDIPSNTEADPASSHLNVVDINSNTEADPASSHLNVVDITPNTEAEPISSLLEVVDVKPEERTLTMAVFATLPADIQAEDVAVVISDVTPPVTKDVTLDVPCKTRKGAVRRLFCRLWRAVCCCACHKEEEEQY from the exons ATGATGAACATAGAGCACGAGGCTTTCTGCAAGCTCCGCCGCTCCATGCACCCCACCTCGCCTGCTGACAT CGATCCTAAGGTCCACAGCATCGTGGAAAGAGCCGTGAGAAGCATTCTGGGCGAGCAGTCCAATGAGCCCCGTAGCAACCTGCTCAGCCCATctcaggtggtggtggaggtggtgcccAGGCTCCTCCTGGCCCTGTGGCTGCAGCCAGAGGAAGGACATTCAGAGCACCCAATCCTAATAAGCGGGATGGCCGTGGGCATGGTGGCGGCCGTAGTGGAGAAGCTCTCCTGCATGTTAAAGGACCCTTCCCCTCACATCCCTTTCTCCCGGGCTGCTGCTTTTGACTCTGTGCGGTCGATCCTCAACAGAATCAGTCAGTCCTTCTCCACCGATGACCTGCAGAGCCCTTTTTATATGAGCTCTGTTTGTGCCTTTGTGGCGGATGAGGTGCAGAGCTGCTTCCAGCCCCCTGCAGCCACCCTACCAGTCCCCCCTGTCCTCGCGGTGGCCgtttccaccacactaccagctGACATCCAAGCAG ACCCGGCTTGTTCCCACCTGGAGGTTGTGGACATCACCCGTAAGACAGAGGCAGATCCGGCTTCTTCCCACCTGGAGGATGTAGACATCACCAGTAACACAGAGGCAGACCCGGGTTCTTCCCACCTGAATGTTGTGGACATCCCCTCTAACACAGAGGCAGACCCGGCTTCTTCCCACCTGAATGTTGTGGACATCAACTCTAATACAGAGGCAGACCCGGCTTCTTCCCACCTGAATGTTGTGGACATAACCCCTAATACAGAGGCAGAGCCCATCTCTTCCCTCTTGGAGGTTGTGGACGTCAAACCTGAAGAAAGGACTCTCACGATGGCCGTCTTCGCCACTCTGCCAGCTGACATCCAAGCAG AGGATGTTGCTGTGGTCATCTCGGATGTCACCCCACCCGTCACCAAGGACGTGACACTGGATGTTCCATGCAAAACTAGGAAAGGGGCAGTCCGGCGATTATTTTGCAGGCTTTGGAGGGCAGTGTGCTGCTGCGCCTGCCacaaggaagaggaggaacaaTATTAA